One window of Tepidanaerobacter acetatoxydans Re1 genomic DNA carries:
- a CDS encoding NAD(P)H-dependent flavin oxidoreductase — protein sequence MNLPELRIDNLVARVPIVQGGMGVGISLSSLAGNVALNGGIGVISGVEPGFNEPDYLKNKKEANLRALRMHIQKARDICKDGILGVNIMVVLNNFEEMVAEAVKQKIDIIFSGAGLPLKLPQFTMGSDTKNVPIVSSGRAAAVICKSWHKHYGVVPDAIVVEGPLAGGHLGFSEEEIKHPSFQLIDLLKSVLDTIKPYEELYRKKIPVIAAGGVFNGQDIANLIQAGASGVQMGTRFVATHECDASDEFKKVYLEATPDDVQLIHSPVGMIGRAIRNKFLIEVEAGKKKPIRCLCNCLKPCNPAKAPYCIADALINAQRGNFDNGFAFAGTNVYRIKEIVSVKQLMDELVSETKYHLQFI from the coding sequence ATGAATTTACCTGAGCTTAGAATAGATAATCTTGTTGCTAGAGTCCCTATTGTGCAAGGCGGTATGGGAGTAGGAATTTCCCTTTCTTCTTTAGCCGGTAATGTGGCATTAAACGGTGGCATTGGTGTTATCTCCGGGGTTGAGCCTGGGTTTAATGAACCGGATTATCTCAAAAATAAGAAAGAAGCAAATCTTAGGGCTTTGCGAATGCACATACAAAAAGCCAGAGATATATGCAAGGATGGAATCTTAGGTGTAAATATTATGGTTGTACTAAATAACTTTGAAGAAATGGTTGCAGAAGCTGTAAAGCAAAAGATTGATATCATATTTTCCGGTGCCGGCCTTCCTTTAAAATTACCGCAATTTACAATGGGTTCTGATACAAAAAATGTCCCAATAGTTTCTTCCGGGCGGGCTGCAGCTGTGATTTGCAAAAGCTGGCATAAGCACTATGGTGTTGTGCCAGATGCCATAGTGGTTGAAGGACCTTTGGCCGGAGGTCATCTTGGATTTTCTGAAGAGGAAATCAAGCACCCGTCATTTCAGCTTATCGACCTTTTAAAAAGTGTCTTGGATACAATAAAACCTTATGAGGAGCTTTATAGAAAAAAAATCCCGGTTATTGCCGCAGGCGGAGTCTTTAATGGCCAAGATATTGCTAACCTTATACAGGCAGGAGCTTCCGGAGTCCAAATGGGCACTCGCTTTGTAGCAACACATGAATGTGATGCGTCTGATGAATTTAAAAAAGTATATCTGGAGGCAACTCCTGATGATGTACAACTAATCCACAGTCCGGTAGGTATGATAGGAAGGGCTATTAGAAACAAATTTTTAATTGAGGTTGAAGCAGGCAAGAAAAAACCTATTCGCTGCCTGTGCAACTGCTTAAAACCGTGTAATCCCGCCAAAGCACCGTACTGTATAGCAGATGCATTGATTAATGCTCAAAGAGGAAATTTTGATAACGGATTTGCGTTTGCAGGCACAAATGTTTATAGAATCAAAGAAATTGTTTCGGTAAAACAGCTTATGGATGAATTGGTATCCGAAACCAAATACCATTTACAGTTTATTTAA
- a CDS encoding DUF1405 domain-containing protein yields MILFCINFIGSVYGFYWYRQQLSTTPTLLKVFVPDSPTASLLFSIALLLIIIKKPRPFVTLIACAWLIKYGLWAVIINTHFFLIGGNYTFTNFHLTLSHLGMAIEGFLFINKCHFSKKDMIVLTFLMIASDAIDYSLGIYPWLFAQGQLKTAVFSAVLLTIFISIYCFLKLKTQITK; encoded by the coding sequence TTGATACTATTTTGCATAAATTTCATTGGCTCTGTTTACGGTTTTTATTGGTATCGACAACAACTATCAACAACCCCGACACTTTTAAAAGTTTTCGTGCCTGATAGTCCAACAGCTTCCCTACTTTTTTCTATTGCACTTTTGCTCATAATAATAAAAAAACCCAGACCGTTTGTAACATTAATCGCCTGCGCATGGCTCATTAAATATGGACTCTGGGCAGTAATAATTAATACCCACTTTTTTTTAATAGGCGGTAATTATACCTTCACGAATTTTCACCTTACTTTGTCACACCTGGGTATGGCTATTGAAGGTTTTTTATTTATAAACAAATGTCATTTCAGCAAAAAAGATATGATTGTTTTAACCTTCCTTATGATAGCAAGCGATGCCATAGACTACAGTTTAGGAATATATCCTTGGCTTTTCGCACAAGGTCAGTTAAAAACAGCTGTTTTTTCAGCTGTCTTACTGACAATTTTTATCAGCATTTATTGCTTTTTGAAACTTAAGACACAAATCACTAAGTAA
- a CDS encoding efflux RND transporter periplasmic adaptor subunit yields the protein MMQRILMIALIIVVVIGGGFYAYKELLPPPEQEAQGPVYSTKPVVRGDITVGIDVTGPLNPSRSGSIQAPGGRNYYEMSAEDIQYTLVEILAEEGTEVKMGQVIARLAAPELQTQIKNAQDELESEKKFLSDLTGLPSERLYEVNPSQGVILRAPIDGRVSGLSVAESQEIKQGHIVARIVDDSRFKIDAKLYPDEFSNIKLGDELALRFSIFDGIYYGTITDINPNPVPDGDEDEPAKGFVHWITIEGSNPGLVKSGLEVHVGIPLDKNNSTKVSWFSSPSTVTGFVDEERVLSTVEAVATQVHVKEMETVKKGDPIVSLSGSDVQKTIQEKLDKIREKEFELSQLYSKVGQMEVRAPMDGIIASWDTQLGAQVRSGEWMGYVFNTSDMGMWVEVDDIDVLLIKQGSPVKVTVDALPGETFEGEVMHVDTMGQDMKGITKFAVDIEVKGGPNLRPGMQARAYIDAGSAKDVLLVPLEGVFEEDGVQKVEILNPDGTTKAVPVKLGLMNDRLAEVKSGLKEGQLVITGSSADLLPSQHIGNKDSIVPSNDDNDKNKDKDKDKEGNGGEKTPASN from the coding sequence ATGATGCAGCGTATTTTAATGATCGCCTTAATTATAGTAGTCGTAATCGGCGGAGGATTTTATGCTTATAAGGAACTTTTACCACCGCCAGAGCAAGAGGCTCAAGGTCCGGTATATTCAACAAAACCCGTAGTTCGTGGAGATATCACCGTTGGGATAGACGTTACGGGGCCTTTAAACCCCTCACGAAGCGGCAGTATACAAGCTCCCGGCGGAAGAAATTATTACGAAATGTCTGCCGAGGATATTCAATATACTTTAGTCGAAATTTTAGCCGAAGAGGGCACCGAAGTTAAAATGGGACAAGTTATTGCAAGGCTGGCAGCACCGGAACTTCAAACTCAAATTAAAAATGCTCAGGATGAATTGGAAAGTGAAAAAAAATTTCTATCAGATTTAACAGGTCTGCCTTCAGAGAGACTATATGAGGTAAATCCATCTCAGGGCGTTATCTTGAGGGCACCTATTGACGGAAGGGTTTCCGGCCTTTCAGTCGCTGAAAGTCAAGAAATCAAGCAAGGACATATTGTTGCTAGAATTGTTGATGACTCTCGTTTTAAGATTGATGCTAAATTATACCCAGATGAGTTTAGTAATATAAAATTAGGTGATGAACTTGCTTTGAGATTTTCTATATTTGATGGTATATATTATGGAACGATAACAGATATAAACCCAAATCCGGTTCCCGATGGCGATGAAGATGAACCCGCAAAGGGCTTTGTACACTGGATAACCATCGAAGGCAGCAATCCCGGACTAGTAAAATCCGGCCTTGAAGTTCATGTGGGTATACCATTAGATAAAAATAACTCCACAAAAGTGTCATGGTTTTCAAGTCCTTCCACCGTTACAGGTTTCGTTGATGAAGAAAGAGTTTTATCAACAGTAGAAGCAGTTGCGACGCAAGTCCATGTCAAAGAAATGGAAACTGTTAAAAAGGGTGACCCTATTGTCTCTCTATCCGGCTCAGATGTTCAGAAAACAATTCAGGAAAAGCTCGATAAAATTCGCGAAAAGGAATTTGAGTTGTCTCAGCTCTATTCAAAAGTTGGGCAAATGGAAGTCAGGGCACCTATGGATGGCATTATAGCCAGTTGGGATACACAACTTGGAGCTCAGGTTCGCTCGGGAGAATGGATGGGTTATGTTTTTAATACCAGTGATATGGGAATGTGGGTCGAAGTTGACGATATTGATGTTTTACTTATAAAACAAGGTTCTCCGGTAAAAGTCACCGTAGATGCACTTCCAGGCGAAACCTTTGAAGGTGAAGTAATGCATGTAGATACTATGGGTCAAGACATGAAGGGAATTACAAAATTTGCCGTGGACATTGAAGTAAAAGGAGGACCTAATCTACGACCTGGTATGCAGGCCAGAGCTTATATTGATGCAGGCAGTGCCAAAGATGTACTGTTGGTACCGTTGGAGGGAGTATTCGAAGAAGATGGCGTTCAAAAAGTTGAAATCCTAAATCCGGACGGAACTACAAAAGCTGTACCAGTAAAGCTCGGTTTAATGAATGACCGTTTGGCCGAAGTTAAAAGCGGTCTAAAAGAAGGTCAATTGGTAATAACCGGAAGCAGTGCTGACCTGCTGCCAAGTCAACATATTGGAAACAAAGATTCTATAGTTCCTTCAAATGATGACAATGACAAAAATAAAGATAAAGATAAAGACAAGGAAGGCAATGGCGGGGAAAAAACACCGGCATCCAATTAA
- a CDS encoding homoserine dehydrogenase, producing the protein MQVGILGLGTVGTGVVELIEKNNDIIEKRIGDRINIKKVLVKNINKRRSSLVEGKITDKFEDILEDEDISVVAEVMGGEEPALTYIRELLSRGKHVVTANKEVISEHGNELLKISAEKDVNLLFEASVGGGIPIIMPMKQCLSANDIVKVMGILNGTTNYILSQMTEKSESFSEALEKAQLEGCAESDPTNDVKGFDAARKLAILSSIAFNTRITPEQVYTEGIDNISHLDIEYARELGAVIKLIALGKKNENNIEVSVTPVLLKKDHPLASVSGTFNAIMVEGDAVGPVMFYGLGAGKMPTASAVVADIMEAVRNKNGSKLHCTCYNRLNVMDSGESVTSFYLRLRVFDRPGVLSKIAGAFGENQISLSKVFQKNTINGTAEIVMVTYDVPFKNLQEALDEIRAYKQVVEISTVIRVEGEC; encoded by the coding sequence ATACAAGTTGGCATTTTAGGTTTAGGCACTGTTGGTACAGGAGTCGTAGAATTAATAGAAAAAAATAATGATATAATAGAAAAAAGAATTGGAGATCGAATAAATATAAAAAAAGTTCTTGTAAAAAATATAAATAAACGAAGGTCAAGCCTAGTAGAGGGGAAAATAACAGATAAATTTGAAGATATTTTAGAAGATGAGGATATTTCGGTGGTTGCTGAAGTTATGGGTGGTGAAGAGCCCGCTCTCACTTATATCAGAGAATTATTAAGCAGAGGAAAGCATGTAGTAACCGCCAATAAAGAGGTGATTTCAGAACACGGAAATGAACTCTTAAAAATTTCGGCAGAAAAAGATGTGAATTTGTTGTTTGAAGCCAGCGTGGGTGGCGGGATACCAATAATTATGCCAATGAAACAATGCTTATCTGCTAATGATATTGTTAAGGTAATGGGAATATTAAATGGTACTACTAACTACATTTTAAGTCAGATGACTGAGAAAAGCGAAAGCTTTAGTGAAGCCCTAGAAAAGGCTCAACTCGAAGGGTGTGCAGAGAGCGATCCTACAAATGATGTAAAAGGCTTTGATGCCGCAAGAAAGCTGGCCATACTATCTTCTATCGCATTCAACACTCGCATTACTCCAGAGCAGGTTTATACAGAAGGTATAGACAACATAAGTCATTTGGATATTGAGTATGCACGTGAATTAGGAGCGGTTATAAAACTCATCGCTCTTGGCAAAAAAAATGAAAATAATATAGAAGTTTCGGTAACACCGGTGCTGTTAAAAAAAGATCATCCTTTAGCCAGTGTATCCGGAACATTTAACGCAATAATGGTTGAAGGTGATGCTGTGGGACCTGTTATGTTTTATGGGTTAGGAGCAGGTAAAATGCCTACTGCAAGTGCTGTAGTTGCAGATATTATGGAAGCCGTTAGAAATAAAAACGGGAGTAAACTCCACTGCACATGCTACAATCGCCTAAATGTAATGGATTCGGGAGAAAGTGTAACGAGTTTTTATTTGCGATTGAGAGTTTTCGATAGGCCGGGGGTGCTTTCAAAAATTGCGGGAGCTTTTGGAGAAAATCAAATTAGTTTATCAAAAGTATTTCAAAAGAACACGATAAATGGCACCGCTGAAATCGTCATGGTTACGTATGATGTTCCGTTTAAAAATCTTCAAGAAGCCTTAGATGAAATCAGGGCGTATAAACAGGTAGTTGAAATATCTACAGTTATTAGAGTTGAGGGGGAATGTTAA
- the nth gene encoding endonuclease III: MMKKDKITSEEKERERITAIISKLSKLYPEATTALNHSSPFELLIATILSAQCTDKRVNKVTERLFKKYKGPKDFAEANKSELEQDIKECGIFKNKSKNIIETSKILFEKYNGQVPSNFDELIELPGVGRKTANVVLANAFGKPAFAVDTHVYRLAHRLGFSDKKNLIEVERDLREKIPENLWIKAHHWLIYHGRNICRARKPLCDECLLSDLCLKFQKAINADKNCQ; encoded by the coding sequence ATGATGAAAAAGGACAAGATTACATCTGAAGAAAAAGAGCGGGAACGTATAACTGCTATAATTTCAAAATTAAGCAAGTTATATCCTGAGGCAACGACTGCCTTGAATCACAGCAGCCCATTTGAGCTGTTAATTGCTACGATCCTATCGGCTCAGTGTACTGATAAGCGAGTAAACAAAGTGACGGAAAGACTTTTTAAAAAATATAAAGGTCCTAAAGATTTTGCTGAAGCAAACAAGTCTGAACTGGAACAGGATATTAAAGAATGTGGCATATTTAAAAATAAAAGCAAGAATATAATAGAAACTTCAAAGATACTCTTTGAAAAATATAATGGGCAAGTGCCGTCTAACTTTGATGAATTGATAGAGCTTCCGGGAGTTGGACGTAAGACTGCCAATGTTGTTTTGGCAAATGCCTTTGGCAAGCCCGCATTTGCTGTGGATACTCATGTATATAGGCTTGCTCATCGCTTGGGTTTTTCCGATAAAAAGAATTTAATTGAAGTTGAAAGGGATTTAAGGGAGAAAATCCCCGAAAATTTATGGATAAAGGCTCATCATTGGCTAATTTACCATGGTCGCAATATTTGCCGCGCACGAAAACCCCTATGCGATGAGTGCTTACTTAGTGATTTGTGTCTTAAGTTTCAAAAAGCAATAAATGCTGATAAAAATTGTCAGTAA
- a CDS encoding ABC transporter ATP-binding protein, whose translation MPVIELKNISRSYRNGQVFINALENINLSINEGDFISIMGPSGSGKSTMLNILGCLDRPTSGTYEIAGRRVEKMGDSELADIRNQLLGFVFQSFHLLPDLNALENVELPLIYRGLSGSERYKRSVKALKSVGLEQRIHHRPSQLSGGEQQRVAIARAIVGDPKVLLADEPTGALDSKTSESIMEIFQELNNQRGITIVQVTHEKSVAEYGHTIFHLRDGKIEHVENVIKQK comes from the coding sequence TTGCCCGTAATAGAATTGAAGAATATATCACGCAGTTACAGAAATGGTCAAGTCTTTATAAATGCTCTTGAAAATATTAATTTAAGTATTAATGAGGGTGACTTTATTTCAATTATGGGGCCTTCGGGTTCAGGCAAATCTACCATGCTTAACATTTTAGGCTGTTTAGATAGGCCTACCTCGGGTACATATGAAATCGCAGGCAGGCGAGTTGAGAAGATGGGCGACAGTGAACTGGCAGATATACGCAATCAGCTTCTAGGCTTTGTATTTCAAAGCTTTCACCTGCTGCCTGATTTAAATGCTTTAGAGAATGTTGAATTACCGTTAATTTATCGCGGTTTAAGCGGTAGCGAACGTTATAAGCGGTCTGTTAAAGCACTTAAGTCCGTAGGTCTAGAGCAGCGTATTCATCATCGACCATCACAGCTTTCGGGTGGTGAGCAACAGCGAGTAGCAATCGCAAGAGCTATTGTAGGAGATCCTAAAGTATTACTTGCGGATGAACCAACAGGTGCTTTAGATTCAAAAACCAGTGAAAGCATAATGGAAATTTTCCAAGAGCTAAATAATCAAAGAGGTATAACCATTGTTCAGGTGACCCATGAGAAAAGTGTAGCTGAATATGGTCATACAATATTTCATTTGCGAGACGGTAAAATAGAGCATGTTGAAAATGTAATCAAACAAAAATAA
- the thrC gene encoding threonine synthase: MRQKTGIINNYFSYLPVKDKKNIVTLCEGSTPLLRAKNLEEYLDTEVHIYLKYEGLNPTGSFKDRGMTVAVSKAVEDDASAVICASTGNTSASAAAYAAKARLKCIVLIPNGAIAMGKLAQAIAYGAKVIAVNGNFDDALKMVREISSKKPITLVNSINPYRIEGQKTAAFEICDELEEAPDYLAIPVGNAGNITAYWKGFKEYYSLKKSKKLPKMMGFQAAGAAPIVENRVIENPETIATAIRIGNPASWKYAVEAAENSGGRIQKVTDDEILQAYKILAKKEGVFVEPASAASVAGIIKMCKDKVLKKGEKIVAVLTGHGLKDPDTAIQNGVKPTVIEARMELLEKEIYGE, encoded by the coding sequence ATGAGGCAAAAAACAGGAATAATTAATAATTATTTTTCATATCTTCCTGTTAAAGACAAAAAGAATATAGTTACACTTTGTGAAGGTAGTACACCCTTACTTCGAGCAAAGAATCTGGAAGAGTACTTGGATACAGAAGTGCATATTTATTTAAAATACGAGGGTTTGAATCCAACAGGATCTTTTAAAGACAGGGGAATGACTGTTGCCGTTTCTAAGGCTGTTGAAGATGATGCAAGTGCTGTCATATGTGCTTCTACAGGCAATACGTCTGCTTCTGCGGCTGCTTATGCGGCAAAAGCTCGCTTGAAATGCATTGTCTTGATTCCAAATGGTGCTATTGCTATGGGAAAATTGGCTCAGGCAATTGCTTATGGAGCAAAAGTAATTGCTGTAAACGGCAATTTTGATGATGCCTTAAAGATGGTAAGAGAAATATCTTCCAAGAAGCCAATAACTCTTGTTAATTCAATAAATCCATACAGGATCGAAGGCCAAAAGACTGCTGCTTTTGAAATTTGTGATGAGCTTGAAGAGGCACCGGATTATCTTGCTATTCCGGTGGGAAATGCAGGAAATATAACGGCTTATTGGAAGGGGTTTAAGGAATACTACTCACTTAAAAAAAGTAAGAAGTTGCCTAAAATGATGGGTTTCCAAGCTGCTGGTGCAGCACCAATTGTTGAAAATAGAGTTATCGAGAACCCTGAAACCATCGCTACGGCTATTCGAATAGGCAATCCTGCAAGCTGGAAGTACGCCGTAGAAGCTGCTGAAAATTCTGGAGGCAGGATACAAAAAGTAACAGATGATGAAATTTTGCAAGCATATAAAATTCTGGCAAAAAAAGAAGGTGTTTTTGTTGAGCCGGCTTCGGCTGCTTCGGTAGCAGGCATTATAAAAATGTGTAAGGATAAGGTCTTGAAAAAAGGAGAGAAGATCGTGGCAGTATTAACTGGTCATGGTTTAAAAGATCCCGACACAGCTATTCAGAACGGAGTGAAGCCGACTGTTATTGAGGCAAGAATGGAGTTGCTAGAAAAAGAAATATATGGGGAGTGA
- a CDS encoding polyprenyl synthetase family protein, with the protein MFKQIVGEIEEELLILEDDLIRAVSTKRKLIEKPLMNMISSGGKRLRPAMLLAAARFGEYDFEIVRPLALSVELIHTATIIHDDIVDDSPIRRGVLSIQSQLGKDVAVYAGDYIFCKVFEILAASTYSNILEQVSKAMSQICEGELKQREDLFDTDLTFKDYLYRIQKKTAILFALSAQMGADVSKAPDKIIKALYSYGINIGMAFQIIDDLLDFTGDYKKLGKPTGSDIREGIITLPVIYALKHSDDRERLQEILKNKNTNEDEMSIAVEIIQKSGGLKYTEHMAERYVQKAKRSIVILPNTPMKKLLEDAPEVIARKCK; encoded by the coding sequence ATGTTCAAACAAATTGTGGGTGAAATAGAAGAAGAGTTGCTGATTTTGGAAGATGATTTAATACGAGCTGTAAGCACTAAAAGAAAATTAATAGAAAAACCGTTAATGAATATGATAAGTTCCGGTGGGAAGCGACTTAGACCGGCAATGCTTTTAGCAGCCGCAAGGTTTGGCGAATATGATTTTGAAATAGTAAGACCTTTAGCACTTTCAGTAGAACTTATACATACAGCTACAATAATTCACGATGACATTGTAGATGATTCACCTATAAGACGAGGAGTTTTGAGTATTCAATCTCAGTTGGGTAAGGATGTGGCTGTTTATGCCGGCGATTACATCTTCTGCAAGGTTTTTGAAATCTTGGCTGCTTCAACTTATTCCAATATATTGGAACAAGTTTCTAAGGCTATGTCTCAGATTTGTGAAGGTGAGTTAAAACAAAGAGAAGATCTTTTTGATACTGATTTAACATTTAAAGACTACCTTTACCGAATACAGAAGAAGACAGCGATTTTATTTGCTTTAAGTGCACAGATGGGAGCAGATGTTTCAAAAGCTCCGGATAAAATTATAAAAGCCTTATATAGTTATGGTATAAACATAGGCATGGCTTTTCAAATAATTGACGATTTGTTGGATTTTACGGGTGATTATAAGAAGCTTGGTAAACCTACTGGTTCAGATATAAGAGAAGGCATAATAACACTGCCGGTTATTTATGCATTAAAACACTCCGATGACAGGGAACGCTTACAAGAAATTTTAAAAAACAAGAATACAAACGAAGATGAAATGAGTATAGCTGTTGAAATAATACAAAAATCCGGTGGGTTAAAATATACTGAACATATGGCTGAAAGATATGTACAAAAAGCGAAGCGCTCTATTGTAATACTTCCGAATACCCCAATGAAAAAACTTTTAGAGGATGCTCCGGAGGTTATTGCAAGAAAATGTAAATAG
- a CDS encoding S41 family peptidase, whose translation MKKRSRWFKCIIIIAMISFLSITPVTYDKVIAAEEKIPDEIYFLMQMENFLKTNYVEDVADLDLLRGAIKGMIESLDDPYSEYFTPEEFKEFNEETSGNFEGIGVVITLKDKYITVVSVLEGSPAEKAGIKPGDRFIEIDGSNVTGLPLSDILNRLKGDKGSKVNIGVIRGDDRQVLRFEVERGVIKTNPISSKILGQGIGYIKISEFNENTVENLDKALNDFKKGGVLGIVLDLRNNPGGYLDQAVEVATRFVPKGPIVNIVSKDGNIQSYTSKSEMSSNKLVVLVNGGSASASEILAGAIKDRKVGILVGEKTFGKGMVQRTLSLGTLGGIKLTIAHYTTPNGTNINKTGIIPDIVVETDKTNPFKDFSPLNSQKTLKYGNIGLEVLGIQQRLRFLNLFNTTPDGVFGPRTQQAVKALQQKAGLPSTGVVDANFYKALDDAIYKKLSLAEDIQLRKAIDVLKEMIKKSKAA comes from the coding sequence ATGAAAAAACGCTCTAGGTGGTTCAAATGCATCATAATAATAGCTATGATATCTTTTCTTTCTATAACTCCTGTTACATATGATAAAGTTATAGCGGCAGAAGAAAAGATTCCGGATGAAATATACTTTTTGATGCAGATGGAGAATTTTTTAAAAACGAATTATGTTGAAGATGTAGCGGATTTGGATTTATTAAGAGGAGCTATTAAAGGGATGATTGAGTCATTAGACGATCCATATTCCGAGTATTTTACTCCTGAGGAATTTAAAGAATTTAATGAAGAAACAAGCGGGAATTTTGAAGGCATAGGTGTTGTAATTACTTTAAAGGATAAATATATAACCGTTGTTTCGGTTTTAGAGGGTAGCCCTGCCGAAAAAGCGGGAATAAAACCGGGTGACAGATTTATAGAAATTGACGGCAGTAATGTAACCGGCCTACCTCTTTCGGATATATTAAACCGGTTAAAAGGTGATAAAGGCTCAAAGGTAAATATAGGCGTTATCAGGGGAGATGACAGGCAGGTACTAAGATTTGAAGTAGAACGAGGTGTTATCAAAACAAATCCCATTAGCTCCAAGATATTAGGGCAGGGTATCGGCTATATAAAAATAAGTGAGTTTAATGAAAATACGGTGGAAAATTTAGATAAAGCCCTTAATGATTTTAAAAAAGGCGGAGTTCTTGGTATAGTTTTAGACCTTCGCAATAACCCGGGAGGTTATCTTGATCAAGCTGTAGAAGTGGCTACTCGATTTGTACCCAAAGGTCCTATAGTAAACATAGTTTCAAAAGATGGTAATATCCAATCATATACATCAAAATCTGAGATGTCATCCAATAAATTGGTTGTACTTGTAAATGGAGGTTCTGCAAGTGCATCGGAAATATTGGCCGGAGCCATTAAAGATAGGAAAGTCGGTATTTTGGTTGGCGAAAAGACTTTTGGGAAAGGTATGGTGCAAAGGACTCTTAGTTTAGGAACATTAGGCGGAATTAAATTAACTATTGCACACTATACGACACCAAACGGTACAAATATTAATAAAACAGGAATAATCCCTGATATAGTCGTCGAAACAGATAAAACAAATCCATTTAAAGATTTTAGTCCGTTAAACAGCCAAAAAACATTAAAATATGGAAATATCGGCTTAGAAGTGCTAGGCATTCAACAAAGATTGCGGTTCTTGAACTTGTTTAACACCACTCCGGATGGAGTTTTCGGGCCAAGGACACAACAGGCGGTAAAAGCTTTGCAGCAGAAAGCTGGCTTGCCTTCGACCGGCGTTGTCGATGCAAATTTCTATAAAGCTTTAGATGATGCTATATATAAAAAGCTTTCTTTGGCGGAGGATATTCAATTAAGGAAGGCCATTGATGTTCTAAAGGAAATGATAAAAAAAAGTAAAGCAGCTTGA
- a CDS encoding ACT domain-containing protein: MVEKGGFYIIKEEIMPEILKKTVKAKELLKSGKAKTINEATETVGMSRSAFYKYKDYIFPFYEASMGKIITVSLLLEHIPGVLSAILDEIARAHGNVLTINQNIPIQNMASVTISFETGNMTKNVEDLLAIIQNTDGVQKVDIVAQG, from the coding sequence TTGGTCGAAAAAGGCGGTTTTTATATCATAAAGGAAGAAATAATGCCGGAGATTTTGAAGAAAACTGTTAAAGCAAAAGAACTTTTAAAGAGCGGAAAAGCCAAAACTATTAATGAAGCAACTGAAACTGTCGGAATGAGCAGAAGTGCTTTTTATAAGTATAAAGATTATATTTTCCCTTTTTATGAGGCTAGCATGGGTAAGATAATAACGGTTTCTTTGTTGTTAGAGCACATACCTGGTGTTTTATCTGCAATTTTGGATGAGATTGCAAGAGCACATGGTAATGTATTAACTATTAATCAAAATATACCTATCCAGAATATGGCAAGTGTTACTATTTCTTTTGAAACAGGTAATATGACTAAAAATGTTGAAGATTTATTGGCAATCATACAAAATACGGATGGCGTTCAAAAAGTCGACATAGTAGCCCAGGGATGA